The following nucleotide sequence is from Zea mays cultivar B73 chromosome 1, Zm-B73-REFERENCE-NAM-5.0, whole genome shotgun sequence.
CTGGCGTCATCACCGGTACTGCCGTCTTCTCCTGTGGaggcttcggcgacggagatggcgGCGCTTCCGGCGAGCCACCTGTGGCGGTGTGCGGTGGGCTCTGGTGGTCCTTCGGCGGATGCGGATCAGGCGGCGGGAGGGGCTTGTGGGTGAGGGGGTCGATCCCCATCTTCCTGAGCTTCTTCTTGATGTGGGTGTTCCAGTGGTTCTTAATCTCGTTGTCCGTTCGTCCTGGCATGTGCGACGCAATCTTTGACCACCTAACATTTTTTAAGAAcattaaaaaaaaagaaaactaagCTTATTTTCCTTCAAATATGTAATCTAAGATAGATACAGAACACAGTTCATTTTCAGAAGTGGGGGTATGCAATGCATGCATGGCACCTGTTGCCGAGCTGAGCATGCAGGTCGATGACGAGCTTCTCCTCGGCGTCGGAGAGCAGGCCCCTCTTGAGGTCCGGCCGCAGGTAGTTGGTCCAGCGCAGCCGGCAGCTCTTCCCGCACCGCAGCAGCCCTGCATGGCATGGCAACGCGCGACAAGCTTCTCTCGTCATGACAAAAGCTGCGACGATCGATCGAGCATGCACGTACATAGATAGATAGATACGCACCGGCAAGCTTGGGCACGGCGCGCCAGCAGCACTGCCTGTTGCCGAGGATGAAGCTGACGAGCTTCTGGTCCTCCTCCGCTGTCCACGGCCCCTTCTTCAGCCCCACCTTGTCGCAGCACGGCTGCCGACCCATGGTAGCTTAGCTAGAGGCGATGGGCTCGCAGCTCGATCGATCACAATTGAGCGGATGGACGATGGTCGCGAGCTGCTGCGATGTGTGCTGTAGACTGTAGACGACGGGCCGGGGGGTGCTCGAGGTGCAGTGCAGTTCCGTCCTGCTGCGTGCCTTTATAAGGCAACGGGGCGGAGCATGGGAGAGGACATGCACGTACATAGATATACTATTAACCGTAATGCATGTCATGCGTCGACTATGCGTGATCCATCGACCACGCTATTTATCTATCTATACCATTATATAATCTAAcagtttaaactttgcaaaactCACTCAATAAATTGTAGCCAGATTTAATATACTATTAAAATCAACAGATCAGATTACTGGATAACTCATCCTCCCTTAATCAATCAAATATGATAATCAATATTATTTAAATCATCCTTCATCGCTCATCTCTTGTCTCTCCTACGACCCCGCCCCTACATCTCACTCTTGTCACCGCAGCCGGCACCTTCCTCGCGCCACTATCGCCGTCGTTGTCGCCGTCGCGGTCAAACCGCTTACTACTGAGATCTATATGCTAGTATTTCACAAAAACAAGGGATGTCGTGGTAGTGGTTAGCAGCTTGCGTGCGTAAGTGTGACGTCGTCGAATCCATGAACCTGAGCGGCGGGGCCCGGGCGGCCGTCAGCACCGTTGGTTGGTTCAATAACCTACCACGTGGCGCCCTGAGGCGGGCGGGCCCGTCTGATGAGCTTCTGCTCATGGGTCCGTTTATGCTTGCGTTGCAATTGCAAGTGCTGCACTGCAAAGCCTACAGCCGTCCGCTGCCTTGTCATATACAAGATCACCTTAACGTACAAATTTATAAGTTTAATCCGTACTATTCGTTCAACAACATTCGGTTGAACCTGTGTAGGTCTTATTTGGGAGCAGGGAGAGGGACTTCGAATCGAAGGGGTTTGAGAGGGATTAATTTTGAGTACAAAGAGATCTAATTCCCTCTAATTATTTTGCAACCGAACAAACTCTAAGGTTTGATTCAATTGCGTCTGGATTGAAGGGATTAAACCCCCTCAATCCTCTTCGATCCAGATGCAATCGAACGCCGTTTAAGGCATAAGAATCATATGGAATTAAGGGAGATTAAATCTTcttttattcaattttaaataggaTTGGATTTGATCCCCTCAATTCTTTCGTAGCTGTACATACCTTAAGGGTCTGTTCGTTTCGCATAGAACGAAGGGGTGGAATAAATCTGACTTGGATTCTTTCAATAATTACTATATATAAGCTTTAGAGATTTGGAATTAATCCTGGTCTGTTTCAGCAGAAACGAACGGGCCCTaaaggcttgttcggttagaAGTAAattgaggggattaaatccccctCCTATACAAATTGGGATTTAGTCCACTCGAATACCCCTCAATCCACTTCTAACCGAACAAGCTCGGGCTAAAATCTCCTTCAATTCCCTCTAATCCACTTATTCCTAAACTAGTTTTTTTCAAATATATAACTGGGCATGGAATGGGATGAAGAGCGTGAAAGATAGTTCTTATAAAACACATTAGCCGATGATTGATGAACGAACTCAGTCTTATGCATAGGATATGTTTCCATTTTTCTTTCTCCTTTCACGACTGAGCTAAAATTATCATGCACTACCGGAGACAGCTTCTTTTCCGACTCTCAAAAAACCAAAAGCACTCGACAAACTCTTTGCTGATTGCCGCACTCGGCATAGC
It contains:
- the LOC100191533 gene encoding Transcription factor MYB20 gives rise to the protein MGRQPCCDKVGLKKGPWTAEEDQKLVSFILGNRQCCWRAVPKLAGLLRCGKSCRLRWTNYLRPDLKRGLLSDAEEKLVIDLHAQLGNRWSKIASHMPGRTDNEIKNHWNTHIKKKLRKMGIDPLTHKPLPPPDPHPPKDHQSPPHTATGGSPEAPPSPSPKPPQEKTAVPVMTPASQQEAGDDDVPLLSNYYPGFCTDEVPMMDPDEIMVPLDDGRTAPPTSTIFSTTTTTSYSAASDSVSSSLSRDEDPLFPLMDLEFPDIAFQMGLLDDMVASWDDSLAQQPLSPSPVYDDDYANQLQIRSGVAFDQEPGNKIVLFSSY